In Gloeocapsopsis sp. IPPAS B-1203, a genomic segment contains:
- a CDS encoding GTP-binding protein, protein MTGSMTQITESNLNVPKRGMPVTIITGFLGSGKTTLLNQILTNKKDLKVAVLVNEFGDINIDSQLLVSLDEDMVELSNGCICCTINDGLVDAVYRVLERENRIDYLVIETTGIADPLPIILTFVGTELRELTNLDSILTLVDAEAFTPEHFNSEAALKQIYYGDMILLNKVDLVSSQKLEEVQAYIRNIKAGARIIPTQYGQVPLPLILGIGMTPVDTYTHDAHQEHHHHNHDHHHDHDRDRHSHHLENDGFVSLSFESDRPFNVHKFEQFLTQQMPQNVFRAKGILWFSDSDLRHIFQLSGARYDLNAEQWSSSPKNQLVFIGRHLDTAEVQQQLNECLV, encoded by the coding sequence ATGACACAAATAACTGAATCTAACTTAAATGTTCCTAAGCGGGGAATGCCAGTGACAATTATTACTGGTTTTTTAGGAAGTGGTAAAACAACTTTGTTAAATCAAATTTTAACGAATAAAAAGGATTTGAAAGTTGCTGTTTTAGTTAATGAATTTGGTGATATCAATATTGACAGTCAACTTTTGGTTTCACTAGATGAAGACATGGTGGAACTCAGTAATGGTTGTATTTGTTGCACAATTAATGATGGATTAGTTGATGCTGTTTATCGAGTTTTAGAGCGCGAGAATCGCATTGATTATTTAGTGATTGAGACTACAGGCATTGCCGATCCTTTACCAATTATTCTCACATTTGTCGGTACAGAATTGCGCGAGTTAACGAATCTAGATTCAATCCTCACGTTAGTAGATGCTGAAGCATTTACTCCAGAGCACTTTAATAGTGAAGCTGCACTCAAGCAAATTTACTATGGTGATATGATTTTGCTTAATAAAGTTGATCTTGTGTCTTCTCAGAAGTTAGAAGAAGTACAAGCTTATATCCGAAACATTAAAGCAGGAGCAAGAATTATTCCAACTCAATATGGTCAAGTTCCTTTACCACTAATTCTCGGTATAGGGATGACGCCAGTTGACACATATACTCACGATGCACATCAAGAACATCACCATCACAACCACGATCATCACCACGACCACGACCGCGATCGTCACTCACATCATCTCGAAAACGATGGTTTTGTTTCATTATCCTTCGAGAGCGATCGCCCTTTCAATGTTCATAAATTTGAGCAATTTCTCACTCAACAAATGCCTCAAAATGTCTTCCGTGCCAAAGGTATTTTGTGGTTCAGTGATAGCGATTTACGACATATTTTCCAACTAAGTGGTGCTCGCTACGATTTGAATGCAGAACAATGGTCAAGTTCTCCAAAAAACCAGTTAGTATTTATCGGGCGTCATTTAGATACTGCCGAGGTTCAGCAACAGCTTAATGAATGTTTGGTGTAA